A stretch of Dysidea avara chromosome 5, odDysAvar1.4, whole genome shotgun sequence DNA encodes these proteins:
- the LOC136256207 gene encoding telomerase RNA component interacting RNase-like → MSESKRSEESCKSCRPIGNTFVNDGSFLEMFRKRMEEEKSKVVSHGQPAPTKVESRARTESKELKTENSEGISDQSESGSSTNASGDKPIIQGFVGKRKALMKASELREKRKKRREQLEEQEEEDTKSDAWKAYMAEVKEYQARNCSEEVHNRPLVK, encoded by the exons ATGTCGGAATCAAAGAGAAGCGAGGAGTCTTGTAAATCGTGCCGACCAATTGGAAATACGTTTGTAAATGATGGTAGTTTTCTTGAAATGTTTAGAAAACGAATGGAGGAAGAAAAATCTAAAGTCGTTAGCCATGGGCAACCGGCGCCAACGAAGGTAGAATCGCGGGCTAGGACAGAGTCGAAAGAACTAAAAACCGAGAACAGTGAAGGGATATCAGACCAGTCCGAAAGTGGGAGTAGTACCAATGCATCAGGAGACAAGCCAATAATACAG GGTTTCGTGGGCAAGAGAAAGGCCCTCATGAAAGCCAGTGAACTGAGAGAAAAGCGAAAAAAGCGTCGCGAACAACTAGAG GAACAAGAAGAGGAGGACACGAAAAGTGATGCATGGAAGGCCTACATGGCTGAAGTAAAGGAGTATCAAGCTCGGAATTGTTCTGAAGAAGTACACAACAGACCATTGGTGAAATAG
- the LOC136255137 gene encoding glutamyl-tRNA(Gln) amidotransferase subunit C-3, mitochondrial-like → MCSCAHRGAHRLFNLYGAREPCRYVRRFIQTFHLYKGKSEIRDSSAGTATSAESSDSRKQQMDEIVRHMQVLALLRNPSKDGAVHGEEEQVEYLLSAMDIADKLMEVDTDGVEPLHSVLENEVTYLRPDKPLVVNETPPIPATKVSRRVTKEATDNQDEEF, encoded by the exons ATGTGTTCCTGTGCACACCGAGGTGCACACCGCCTTTTCAATCTTTATGGAGCACGAGAACCATGTAGATATGTCAGACGTTTTATTCAAACATTCCACTTGTATAAGGGCAAGTCAGAAATTCGAGATAGTTCAGCAGGCACAGCTACTAGTGCAGAGTCTTCAGACTCACGAAAGCAGCAGATGGATGAAATAGTTCGACACATGCAAGTGTTAGCCCTTTTAAGGAATCCAAGTAAGGATGGTGCTGTACATGGGGAAGAGGAGCAAGTGGAATATCTATTATCTGCTATGGACATTGCAGACAAACTAATGGAAGTTGATACAGATGGTGTAGAGCCCTTGCACTCTGTTTTAGAGAATGAGGTGACATATTTACGGCCAGACAAACCGTTAGTTGTTAATGAAA ctcCACCCATACCTGCCACTAAGGTTAGTAGAAGGGTGACTAAAGAAGCGACAGATAATCAAGATGAAGAATTTTAA
- the LOC136257022 gene encoding dual specificity testis-specific protein kinase 1-like has protein sequence MESVMEDSVSSCSLIVEKDDSSTSEMTGSWPGSPPRSPTPRKSARRRSACFMAVQSAVLQLYRINDFVMEKISEGFFAEVYKAQHITSSEVMVLKKNKQFKNSKQMLYEIQLMNRLSHPNILRYKGCCVHEGQLHALTEYMNAGTVEDWILSKSTILWSVRMKTSIDIANGMSYLHSKGVFHRDLTSKNCLLHQENGVLRTVVADFGLAADIQKYKLHHHNDVVGSPYWMAPECLYGKPYAEKADVFSYGIILAEIMARIPADPEYMPRTNKFGVDFDTLKPLCQGSPEKLWHLMVQCCQINPDSRPTFSQAASTLVNADLTSYDVENTATGTSVSETVQKSTRAETTSSRNSVSSSGRISKDWRRHSSCSDPGDGITENKGDSGIDPGVFFLEQSKRRLSSSCGALIDKMEEFTTFEELETFLRSYTVSKSSKEGSSNSDDTIPCSPSEHAKSTQTTSPQFVTPSVCRTNKYLPNPSTPCAPPPTPCVTKIHPAISMPHFQHTTNSNAIPQTASSESSSPDSSPCVRRRRPDTKAKELFSSSQNAVNTASPELLPENSPSGFCVVDGANKEFLCNVYPKRQMGSPPPNITVLSPCGSNASNTSNTADN, from the exons ATGGAAAGTGTAATGGAAGATAGTGTTTCATCATGTTCTCTGATTGTGGAGAAGGACGATTCGTCAACTTCAGAGATGACTGGCTCGTGGCCAGGTTCACCGCCTCGTAGTCCTACTCCTCGTAAATCAGCACGAAGAAGAAGCGCCTGTTTTATGGCCGTACAGTCTGCTGTGTTACAGCTTTATCGAATAAACGACTTTGTAATGGAGAAAATCAGTGAAGGGTTTTTTGCTGAAGTGTACAAG GCACAACACATAACTAGCAGTGAAGTCATGGTACTGAAGAAAAACAAGCAGTTCAAGAATAGCAAACAAATGTTATACGAAATACAGTTGATGAATCGTCTCTCACATCCCAATATTCTTCG TTACAAAGGCTGCTGTGTTCATGAAGGTCAACTTCATGCACTTACTGAG TATATGAATGCTGGTACTGTTGAAGATTGGATTCTTTCTAAGAGTACCATACTTTGGAGTGTGAGGATGAAAACTTCTATAGACATTGCAAATGGCATGTCATATCTACATTCTAAAGGAGTGTTTCATCGAGATTTGACTTCCAAG AATTGTTTACTCCATCAAGAAAATGGTGTGTTGCGTACTGTGGTAGCAGACTTTGGTTTGGCTGCCGACATACAGAAGTATAA GCTTCACCATCACAACGATGTTGTTGGTTCACCTTACTGGATGGCTCCAGAATGCTTATATGGCAAGCCATATGCTGAGAAAGCTGATGTGTTCTCATATGGCATCATACTGGCTGAGATTATGGCTCGCATTCCAGCAGATCCTGAATACATGCCACGTACCAAT AAGTTTGGTGTGGATTTTGACACACTTAAACCATTGTGTCAAGGCAGTCCAGAGAAGCTGTGGCATCTAATGGTGCAATGTTGCCAG ATTAATCCAGATAGTCGTCCAACTTTTTCTCAAGCAGCTTCCACATTAGTCAATGCTGATTTAACTTCTTATGATGTAGAAAACACTGCCACTGGCACATCTGTTAGTGAGACTGTGCAAAAGAGTACTAGAGCAGAAACAACCAGTTCAAGAAATTCAGTAAGTAGTTCTGGCAGGATATCTAAGGATTGGCGTCGTCATTCAAGTTGCAGTGATCCTGGTGATGGAATCACTGAAAACAAAGGTGATTCTGGAATAGATCCAGGAGTTTTCTTTTTGGAACAAAGTAAGCGAAGGCTAAGTAGCTCCTGTGGTGCACTGATTGATAAAATGGAAGAATTTACAACCTTTGAGGAACTTGAAACATTTCTAAGGTCATACACTGTCTCGAAAAGTAGTAAAGAGGGATCATCTAACAGTGATGATACAATTCCATGCTCTCCATCAGAACATGCCAAAAGCACCCAAACTACTTCACCTCAATTTGTCACTCCTTCAGTTTGTAGAACTAACAAATATTTGCCAAACCCAAGTACGCCATGTGCCCCTCCACCAACTCCTTGTGTTACTAAAATACATCCAGCTATTTCAATGCCTCATTTTCAACATACCACAAATTCTAATGCCATACCACAAACTGCATCAAGTGAATCATCTTCTCCAGATTCAAGCCCTTGTGTTAGACGTAGGCGACCAGATACTAAAGCTAAAGAACTTTTTTCATCATCCCAAAATGCAGTCAACACTGCAAGTCCAGAACTTCTGCCAGAGAATAGTCCAAGTGGATTTTGTGTTGTGGATGGAGCCAACAAGGAATTTCTTTGCAATGTTTATCCTAAGCGACAGATGGGATCCCCACCACCAAACATTACAGTGCTATCACCTTGTGGTAGTAATGCCAGTAATACCAGTAATACGGCTGACAATTAA
- the LOC136256454 gene encoding uncharacterized protein: protein MADELKRLVQSRHGYRAHLKRLFTTTLELLERCNTTTPEEEDPDTLTELISQLNRKKSILADLDKEIATRINEEELESEVLESEELQSEISRVTMKGKRLQRRLEALGTSAIPQSKNPISPTGTTEPVATLSSAKKDSTETVSTIPLSDTTHSAVRSTETIADTSAPPPTSPALQHDTHIVNTTVQLPRLDLLTFSGNALEWQTFRDGFEAAVHNNSAISGVQKLNYLRSLLRGEASQVVAGFALTSDNYEHSLVLLKDRYGSSHKLIAAHMQAFINLPSPSNTLSGLQQFHDTVERHRRSLSTLGKSADSYEDILVPTILNKLPPMTRKNMAREHDTDEWNLTDLQHAIKKEVRVFEAELMTGHSPHGSYPTAAFYAGAGKTTNKGAGRSSTPSQRTCVFCKGSHSPMDCQTLASTQARKEFVTEKSLCFNCLGKHKVSACTSRYRCRKCHRKHHTSLCVEASPKKQETSEPNPVTTETILATTEASLSTIVSQSTTTASFHLAGNTTCLLKTAVANISSRGTHVQSNILFDEGSQRSFLTKGIADCLQVQPHDTVELSLSTFGTGTSSITKLDVATINLHGISGQVIPLTVLIVPTIAAPIHTVDHKAIVNLPYLAGLQLAHPISSDEQFSITLLIGADQYWNIVEDHVIRGNGPTAVGSKLGYLLSGPLETTTQGKIVANTFHVATQPTPNLEQFWSVESVGITPKDELTNSFLDTYITNHVERLSDGSYSARFPWKDSHPPLLTNFSTCAHRTRALARKLALTPPLLNKYSEILVDQERRGFIERVQHITNSVRCHYIPHHPVHKESSTTPIRIVYDCSCHQARDQPSLNDCLLTGEPQLNDLCCILLQFRSHPVGVCTDIEKAFLHISLHEDDRDYTRFLWLSDPQNPENLPLHRTCLPICMWIT, encoded by the exons ATGGCTGATGAACTCAAACGTCTCGTACAATCTCGCCATGGATACCGAGCTCACCTCAAACGTTTGTTCACTACAACACTCGAGTTACTGGAACGATGTAACACTACAACACCAGAGGAGGAAGACCCAGACACACTTACTGAACTAATTTCACAGTTAAACAGGAAAAAGAGCATTCTAGCTGACTTGGACAAGGAAATCGCAACTCGTATTAATGAAGAAGAACTAGAATCAGAGGTGCTAGAATCAGAAGAACTCCAATCTGAGATATCGAGAGTTACTATGAAAGGGAAACGTCTGCAAAGACGCCTCGAAGCACTGGGCACTTCTGCAATCCCACAGAGTAAGAATCCGATTTCTCCTACTGGCACCACAGAACCTGTAGCAACACTCTCATCTGCTAAGAAGGACTCCACAGAGACTGTAAGCACTATACCTCTCTCTGACACAACGCACTCGGCAGTGAGGTCAACAGAGACCATAGCAGATACCAGTGCTCCTCCCCCTACTTCACCTGCTCTACAGCATGACACACATATAGTCAACACTACTGTGCAGTTACCACGGCTTGATTTACTTACCTTCTCTGGTAACGCACTGGAATGGCAGACGTTCAGGGATGGATTTGAGGCTGCAGTACACAACAACTCTGCTATCTCTGGAGTTCAGAAGTTGAACTATTTAAGATCGTTACTCCGTGGTGAAGCTTCACAAGTAGTTGCTGGATTTGCCTTAACAAGTGACAACTATGAGCACTCATTGGTACTCCTCAAGGATCGTTATGGTAGCTCACATAAATTAATTGCAGCTCACATGCAGGCATTCATAAACTTACCTAGCCCCTCCAACACACTCAGTGGCCTACAACAATTCCATGATACTGTTGAAAGACACAGACGCAGTCTCTCAACACTGGGCAAATCTGCTGATTCCTATGAAGACATACTGGTGCCCACCATTTTGAACAAATTACCACCTATGACGAGAAAGAATATGGCAAGGGAACATGACACTGATGAATGGAACCTTACTGATTTGCAACACGCCATTAAGAAGGAGGTGAGAGTGTTCGAAGCAGAGCTCATGACTGGTCATTCCCCTCATGGTAGTTATCCCACTGCAGCATTCTATGCTGGTGCAGGCAAGACAACCAACAAAGGTGCAGGACGATCTAGTACACCATCTCAACGCACCTGTGTTTTCTGCAAGGGATCTCACTCCCCTATGGATTGCCAGACACTAGCAAGCACCCAAGCACGTAAGGAGTTCGTTACTGAAAAGAGTCTCTGCTTTAACTGCCTAGGAAAGCACAAAGTCAGTGCCTGTACTTCAAGGTATCGCTGCCGTAAGTGCCATCGTAAGCACCATACAAGCCTTTGTGTTGAGGCCAGTCCGAAGAAGCAGGAAACCTCTGAACCTAACCCTGTCACCACTGAAACTATCCTAGCTACCACCGAGGCATCTTTGAGTACAATTGTTTCTCAATCAACAACTACAGCATCGTTTCATCTGGCAGGCAATACCACTTGTCTATTGAAGACCGCAGTAgccaacatctcatccagaggTACACATGTCCAGTCAAACATTCTCTTTGATGAGGGGTCCCAGCGCTCCTTCCTTACCAAGGGAATAGCAGACTGCCTACAAGTGCAGCCACATGACACTGTGGAACTTTCACTGTCCACGTTTGGTACTGGAACTAGTAGCATTACCAAGTTGGACGTTGCTACAATTAACCTCCATGGTATTTCTGGTCAGGTGATTCCGCTAACTGTTCTTATTGTTCCCACGATTGCTGCACCAATACACACTGTGGACCACAAGGCAATTGTCAATCTCCCTTACCTAGCTGGGCTACAATTGGCGCATCCAATCTCCTCAGATGAACAATTCTCCATCACCCTGCTCATTGGAGCTGACCAGTACTGGAACATAGTGGAGGACCATGTCATCAGAGGCAATGGACCCACAGCTGTGGGATCCAAGCTTGGCTATCTACTCTCAGGCCCGTTGGAGACAACCACTCAAGGGAAGATAGTTGCTAACACATTTCATGTGGCGACCCAACCAACTCCCAACCTGGAACAGTTCTGGTCTGTAGAATCAGTGGGAATCACTCCTAAAGATGAACTCACCAACAGTTTCCTGGATACGTATATTACCAATCATGTGGAGCGTCTGTCTGATGGTTCATACAGTGCTCGATTCCCGTGGAAGGATAGCCACCCACCTCTTCTCACTAATTTTTCCACCTGTGCCCACCGCACTAGAGCACTGGCCCGCAAGTTGGCACTAACCCCTCCTTTACTTAACAAGTACAGTGAGATTCTAGTGGATCAGGAACGCCGCGGCTTTATTGAGAGAGTACAACACATAACCAATTCTGTGAGATGCCATTATATTCCACACCATCCTGTTCACAAAGAATCATCGACTACTCCGATCCGTATAGTTTATGATTGCAGCTGCCATCAAGCAAGAGACCAACCCAGTCTGAATGACTGTCTACTCACAGGTGAACCCCAACTAAATGATTTGTGCTGTATCCTTCTGCAATTCCGGAGTCATCCTGTTGGAGTTTGCACAGACATAGAGAAGGCATTTCTGCACATCTCTCTACATGAAGACGATAGAGACTACACTAGATTTCTCTGGCTGAGTGATCCACAGAACCCAGAAA ATCTCCCACTGCACAGAACATGCTTGCCAATCTGTATGTGGATAACATAG